A part of Miscanthus floridulus cultivar M001 chromosome 6, ASM1932011v1, whole genome shotgun sequence genomic DNA contains:
- the LOC136458719 gene encoding transcription initiation factor TFIID subunit 11 produces MKDPFEAAVEEQDSPPESPALPEEEPGAAGPADDPEDYDGGPPPRQPSAPASHAAAAAAAAAAAKAKGRVQREQQEDDDDEEDHMEVDLEKLPSSTGDPDKLAKMNAILSQFTEQQMNRYESFRRSGFQKSNMKRLLVGITGSQKISIPTSIVVSGIAKMFVGELIETGKVVMTERKDSGPIRPCHIREAYRRLKLEGKIPRRSVPRLFR; encoded by the exons ATGAAGGACCCGTTCGAGGCGGCCGTCGAGGAGCAGGACTCGCCGCCGGAGTCGCCGGCGCTGCCTGAGGAGGAACCCGGCGCCGCGGGCCCCGCGGACGACCCCGAGGACTACGACGGCGGCCCGCCCCCGCGCCAGCCGTCGGCCCCGGCGTCGcacgcagccgcagccgccgccgccgccgccgcggccaagGCCAAGGGCCGGGTCCAGAGGGAGCagcaggaggatgacgacgacgaggaggaccaTATGGAGGTCGACCTCGAGAAGCTTCCCAGCAGCACTGGCGACCCCGACAAGCTCGCCAAGATGAA TGCTATACTGTCCCAATTTACAGAACAGCAGATGAACCGTTATGAGTCATTCCGAAGATCTGGATTTCAGAAATCTAACATGAAAAGG CTATTGGTAGGCATCACTGGAAGTCAGAAGATTTCTATCCCTACATCAATTGTGGTATCAGGAATAGCAAAAATGTTTGTTGGTGAGCTAATTGAAACAGGCAA AGTAGTTATGACTGAGAGGAAGGATTCAGGACCCATTAGGCCTTGCCACATCAGGGAAGCATACAGAAGATTGAAGCTTGAAGGGAAGATCCCACGGCGATCTGTTCCTAGGCTCTTCCGCTAG